From Cellulomonas dongxiuzhuiae, the proteins below share one genomic window:
- a CDS encoding lactonase family protein, whose protein sequence is MSARTPLWIGTFPHAGIGTAAGLGEGVWRVDLDETTGALGEPRLVVETPAPTFVATHPGGRWLYAVGESDPGSVTAFEVDDDGGLTARATVASGGVAPCHLLVVDDTLYVANYVDGVLGVVPLTPDGAFTPEVAASGRPAQTFHHAGTGPETDRQEGPHAHFVALTPDRRHVLVADLGTDELRRYARGDDGLLTPDGVAATLGPGTGPRHVVFAGDGANLYVVGELDASVHVLLWDAATATGTAVQQVPAVPAEEAADGVRRSPSHVLLDGDRLLLGVRALGLQGPDVLSVFDVHADGSLAEPRTQPLGGPTPRHLEVVHGWTVLALQDAHAVVVHDPHGAQVSRVGLRSPACVVPVAPR, encoded by the coding sequence GTGAGCGCGAGGACACCCCTGTGGATCGGCACCTTCCCGCACGCCGGCATCGGGACCGCGGCCGGCCTCGGCGAGGGGGTGTGGCGCGTCGACCTCGACGAGACGACGGGCGCGCTGGGCGAGCCGCGGCTGGTCGTCGAGACCCCGGCGCCGACGTTCGTCGCGACGCACCCCGGCGGCCGGTGGCTGTACGCGGTGGGGGAGAGCGACCCCGGGTCGGTGACGGCCTTCGAGGTCGACGACGACGGCGGCCTGACCGCGCGCGCCACCGTCGCGTCCGGCGGCGTGGCGCCCTGCCACCTGCTCGTCGTCGACGACACGCTGTACGTCGCCAACTACGTCGACGGCGTCCTGGGCGTCGTGCCGCTGACGCCCGACGGTGCGTTCACCCCCGAGGTCGCCGCGTCCGGACGTCCCGCGCAGACCTTCCACCATGCCGGGACGGGGCCGGAGACGGACCGGCAGGAGGGCCCGCACGCGCACTTCGTCGCTCTGACGCCGGACCGCCGGCACGTCCTGGTCGCGGACCTCGGCACCGACGAGCTGCGGCGGTACGCCCGCGGCGACGACGGTCTGCTCACCCCGGACGGCGTCGCCGCGACGCTCGGCCCGGGCACCGGTCCCCGGCACGTCGTCTTCGCGGGCGACGGCGCGAACCTCTACGTCGTCGGCGAGCTCGACGCGAGCGTCCACGTGCTGCTGTGGGACGCCGCCACCGCCACGGGCACCGCGGTGCAGCAGGTGCCGGCCGTCCCCGCGGAGGAGGCCGCCGACGGCGTGCGCCGCTCGCCCTCGCACGTCCTGCTCGACGGGGACCGGCTCCTCCTGGGCGTGCGTGCCCTGGGGCTGCAGGGTCCGGACGTCCTCAGCGTGTTCGACGTGCACGCCGACGGCTCGCTCGCGGAGCCCCGCACGCAGCCGCTCGGCGGCCCGACGCCCCGTCACCTCGAGGTCGTCCACGGCTGGACCGTCCTCGCCCTGCAGGACGCGCACGCGGTCGTCGTCCACGACCCGCACGGTGCCCAGGTGTCGCGGGTCGGCCTGCGCTCGCCGGCCTGCGTGGTGCCGGTCGCGCCCCGCTGA
- a CDS encoding glycosyltransferase, which yields MTTDRAPRVAMLSVHTSPLDQPGTGDAGGMNVYVLELAHALAARGARVEVFTRATRSDSPETVVLDGTDAQGRALTADDAREVLVADDVPPGVTPPVLVHHVPAGPFEALDKNDLPGVLCGMAAGVLRSEAARRPGWYDVVHSHYWLSGQVGAIAAQRWEVPLVHTAHTLAKVKNASLGPGDTPEPSVRVVGEEQVVADADALVASTVVEARELVELYGADPARVHVVEPGVDLDRFRPGPRGARDEARRRLGLPTDRPVVLFAGRVQPLKAPDVLVRAVGALRASGRPVPLLVVLGGPSGRLTAVRELRALAVTLGVDDDVVVRPPAPRDELVAWYRAADLVAMPSRSESFGLVAVEAQASGTPVLAADVGGLRTVVDDDVSGRLVPGHDPRDWADAIADALADDERRARWAVGARQVAERYAWPTAADQVLKVYGVAAEPTR from the coding sequence GTGACCACCGACCGAGCGCCGCGCGTCGCCATGCTCTCGGTGCACACCTCCCCCCTCGACCAGCCCGGGACGGGCGACGCGGGCGGCATGAACGTGTACGTCCTGGAGCTCGCGCACGCGCTCGCGGCCCGCGGCGCGCGCGTCGAGGTGTTCACGCGCGCGACGCGGTCCGACTCCCCCGAGACGGTCGTGCTCGACGGCACCGACGCGCAGGGCCGCGCGCTCACGGCCGACGACGCGCGCGAGGTCCTCGTCGCCGACGACGTGCCGCCCGGCGTCACGCCGCCCGTGCTCGTGCACCACGTGCCGGCCGGTCCGTTCGAGGCCCTCGACAAGAACGACCTGCCGGGCGTCCTGTGCGGCATGGCCGCCGGTGTCCTGCGGTCGGAGGCCGCGCGCCGCCCCGGGTGGTACGACGTGGTGCACTCGCACTACTGGCTGTCGGGGCAGGTCGGGGCGATCGCGGCGCAGCGGTGGGAGGTGCCGCTGGTGCACACGGCCCACACGCTCGCGAAGGTGAAGAACGCGAGCCTGGGCCCCGGTGACACGCCGGAGCCGAGCGTGCGCGTCGTGGGGGAGGAGCAGGTCGTCGCCGACGCCGACGCGCTGGTCGCGTCGACGGTCGTGGAGGCGCGCGAGCTGGTCGAGCTCTACGGGGCCGACCCCGCGCGGGTGCACGTCGTGGAGCCCGGCGTGGACCTCGACCGGTTCCGTCCCGGTCCGCGCGGTGCCCGCGACGAGGCCCGCCGCCGGCTCGGCCTGCCGACGGACCGGCCCGTCGTGCTGTTCGCGGGGCGCGTCCAGCCGCTCAAGGCCCCGGACGTCCTGGTGCGCGCCGTCGGGGCGCTGCGAGCGAGCGGGCGGCCCGTGCCGCTGCTCGTGGTGCTCGGGGGCCCGTCCGGCCGCCTGACCGCGGTGCGTGAGCTGCGCGCGCTGGCCGTCACGCTCGGGGTCGACGACGACGTGGTCGTCCGTCCACCCGCGCCACGCGACGAGCTCGTCGCGTGGTACCGGGCGGCCGACCTCGTGGCGATGCCGTCGCGCTCGGAGTCGTTCGGGCTCGTGGCCGTCGAGGCGCAGGCCAGCGGCACACCCGTGCTCGCGGCGGACGTCGGGGGCCTGCGCACGGTCGTCGACGACGACGTCTCCGGCCGGCTCGTCCCGGGCCACGACCCGCGGGACTGGGCCGACGCGATCGCCGACGCCCTCGCGGACGACGAGCGCCGCGCCCGCTGGGCCGTCGGCGCCCGTCAGGTGGCCGAGCGCTACGCCTGGCCGACCGCCGCCGACCAGGTCCTCAAGGTCTACGGCGTCGCCGCCGAACCCACCCGCTGA
- a CDS encoding phosphoglyceromutase, translated as MTYTLVLLRHGESEWNAKNLFTGWVDVPLSEKGVEEAKRGGTLLTDAGVLPDVVHTSLLRRAITTANLALDVADRHWIPVKRSWRLNERHYGALQGKNKKETLAEYGEEQFMLWRRSYDVPPPEIELGSEYSQDADPRYAGEPIPRTEALAQVLDRALPYWEAEIVPDLQARKVVLVAAHGNSIRSIVKYLDDVDEQTIAGINIPTGIPLLYELDEETLKPVTAGGTYLDPEAARAAIAAVANQGR; from the coding sequence ATGACCTACACCCTCGTGCTGCTCCGCCACGGCGAGAGCGAGTGGAACGCCAAGAACCTGTTCACCGGCTGGGTGGACGTGCCCCTCTCCGAGAAGGGCGTCGAGGAGGCCAAGCGTGGCGGCACGCTGCTGACCGACGCGGGCGTGCTCCCGGACGTCGTGCACACGTCGCTGCTGCGCCGCGCGATCACGACCGCCAACCTCGCGCTCGACGTCGCGGACCGCCACTGGATCCCCGTCAAGCGGTCGTGGCGCCTCAACGAGCGTCACTACGGCGCGCTGCAGGGCAAGAACAAGAAGGAGACGCTCGCGGAGTACGGCGAGGAGCAGTTCATGCTCTGGCGCCGCTCGTACGACGTCCCGCCGCCGGAGATCGAGCTCGGCTCCGAGTACTCGCAGGACGCCGACCCCCGCTACGCGGGCGAGCCGATCCCGCGCACCGAGGCGCTCGCGCAGGTCCTCGACCGCGCGCTGCCGTACTGGGAGGCCGAGATCGTGCCGGACCTCCAGGCGCGCAAGGTCGTCCTCGTCGCCGCGCACGGCAACTCGATCCGCTCGATCGTCAAGTACCTCGACGACGTGGACGAGCAGACCATCGCGGGCATCAACATCCCCACGGGCATCCCGCTGCTGTACGAGCTGGACGAGGAGACGCTGAAGCCGGTCACCGCCGGTGGCACCTACCTCGACCCCGAGGCCGCCAGGGCCGCCATCGCGGCGGTCGCCAACCAGGGTCGCTGA
- the phoU gene encoding phosphate signaling complex protein PhoU, with protein sequence MRDIFEAELTQLGHDLVAMSGRVEQAISSAGTALLTGDLQLAESVIADDLAIDALEQDLDERCVRLLAQQQPVATDLRVVVSALRMSASLERMGDLARHVAQVTRARYPVLAVPTGMEETFTQMQDAAVRVARRVTTLLGTRDMALAESIQQDDDLLDELHAGTFTAMLSGPWDRTTQETVDVTLLGRYYERFGDHGVSVARRMVYLVTGDVADALDPAAMRVR encoded by the coding sequence ATGCGGGACATCTTCGAGGCCGAGCTCACCCAGCTCGGTCACGACCTGGTCGCCATGAGCGGCCGGGTCGAGCAGGCCATCAGCAGCGCCGGCACCGCCCTGCTGACCGGGGACCTCCAGCTCGCGGAGTCCGTGATCGCCGACGACCTGGCGATCGACGCGCTCGAGCAGGACCTGGACGAGCGGTGCGTGCGCCTGCTGGCCCAGCAGCAGCCCGTGGCGACCGACCTGCGGGTCGTCGTCTCGGCGCTGCGCATGAGCGCGTCGCTCGAGCGCATGGGCGACCTCGCGCGGCACGTCGCCCAGGTGACGCGCGCCCGCTACCCCGTCCTGGCCGTCCCGACGGGCATGGAGGAGACGTTCACGCAGATGCAGGACGCCGCCGTGCGCGTCGCACGGCGCGTCACCACGCTGCTCGGCACGCGGGACATGGCGCTCGCCGAGTCGATCCAGCAGGACGACGACCTGCTCGACGAGCTGCACGCCGGCACGTTCACGGCGATGCTCTCGGGCCCGTGGGACCGCACGACGCAGGAGACGGTCGACGTCACGCTGCTCGGGCGGTACTACGAGCGGTTCGGCGACCACGGCGTGTCCGTGGCACGGCGCATGGTCTACCTGGTGACGGGCGACGTGGCCGACGCGCTCGACCCGGCCGCGATGCGCGTGCGCTGA
- a CDS encoding sensor histidine kinase, with amino-acid sequence MDWILDAAPLVAGLIGVLVGAVAIGAFRWSEREQHTVPPQPEPELDDGLVRTLAVLRSAAVVLDAQDRVVRASPPAHALGVVRDGRLVHASMRDMVADVRRDGVIRDEELDVPRGPVGPSRLLLQVRVAQVTPDHLLLLAEDLTQARRLEAVRRDFVVNVSHELKTPVGALSLLAETVQDAADDPEAVRRFSARMRSEAARLSALVHEIIELSRLQVAGALEDAEEVVVDDVVQEAVDRARTAADAKSVRIVSGGDPGVVVIGDRNLLVTAVRNLLDNAVAYSPAGTRVNVGVRRRGDLVEVAVVDEGVGIDAADQERVFERFYRVDPARSRDTGGTGLGLSIVKHVAADHGGDVSVWSQPGRGSTFTLRLPVATPAAAPAAPDAPTTPAASADARTSTSPSRPGPATTPTRSST; translated from the coding sequence GTGGACTGGATCCTGGACGCGGCGCCCCTGGTCGCCGGACTCATCGGCGTGCTCGTCGGTGCGGTCGCGATCGGGGCGTTCCGCTGGAGCGAGCGAGAGCAGCACACCGTGCCGCCGCAGCCCGAGCCGGAGCTCGACGACGGCCTGGTGCGCACGCTCGCGGTGCTGCGCTCGGCCGCCGTCGTCCTCGACGCGCAGGACCGCGTGGTGCGCGCGAGCCCACCCGCGCACGCGCTGGGCGTGGTCCGCGACGGTCGGCTGGTCCACGCGTCGATGCGCGACATGGTCGCCGACGTCCGCCGCGACGGGGTCATCCGCGACGAGGAGCTCGACGTCCCGCGCGGGCCCGTCGGCCCGTCGCGCCTGCTGCTGCAGGTCCGCGTCGCGCAGGTGACGCCCGACCACCTGCTGCTGCTCGCCGAGGACCTCACGCAGGCGCGGCGCCTCGAGGCGGTCCGCCGCGACTTCGTCGTCAACGTGTCGCACGAGCTCAAGACGCCCGTCGGCGCGCTGTCGCTGCTGGCCGAGACGGTGCAGGACGCCGCCGACGACCCGGAGGCGGTGCGCCGCTTCAGCGCACGGATGCGCTCGGAGGCGGCACGCCTCTCGGCGCTCGTGCACGAGATCATCGAGCTGTCCCGGCTGCAGGTCGCGGGGGCGCTCGAGGACGCCGAGGAGGTCGTGGTCGACGACGTGGTGCAGGAGGCCGTCGACCGGGCGCGCACCGCCGCCGACGCCAAGTCCGTGCGCATCGTGTCGGGCGGGGACCCGGGCGTCGTCGTCATCGGGGACCGCAACCTGCTGGTCACGGCCGTGCGCAACCTGCTCGACAACGCGGTCGCGTACTCGCCCGCGGGGACGCGGGTCAACGTCGGCGTGCGCCGGCGGGGCGACCTCGTGGAGGTCGCGGTGGTCGACGAGGGCGTCGGGATCGACGCCGCGGACCAGGAGCGCGTCTTCGAGCGGTTCTACCGCGTGGACCCCGCGCGCTCGCGGGACACCGGCGGCACAGGGCTGGGCCTGTCGATCGTCAAGCACGTCGCCGCCGACCACGGTGGCGACGTGTCGGTGTGGTCGCAGCCGGGTCGCGGGTCCACGTTCACCCTGCGGCTGCCCGTCGCGACGCCCGCGGCAGCGCCCGCCGCACCGGACGCACCGACCACGCCCGCCGCGTCCGCGGACGCGCGCACGTCCACCTCACCGTCCCGGCCCGGTCCGGCCACGACCCCCACCAGGAGCAGCACGTGA
- a CDS encoding response regulator transcription factor: MTRILLVEDEESYRDPLSYQLTREGYEVVTAATGPQALEQFAEHGADLVLLDLMLPGLPGTEVCRRLRLESDVPVIMLTAKDDEIDKVVGLELGADDYVTKPYSSRELLARIRAVLRRRDAGARAVGEDDGDTVLEVDGVRMDVDRHTVHVHGEVVPFPLKEFELLEMLLRNPDRVLTRGQLIDRVWGSDYVGDTKTLDVHVKRIRAKIERDPSVPTLLTTVRGLGYKLSGAPE, from the coding sequence GTGACCCGCATCCTTCTCGTCGAGGACGAGGAGTCCTACCGCGACCCGCTGTCCTACCAGCTCACCCGCGAGGGCTACGAGGTCGTCACGGCGGCGACCGGTCCGCAGGCGCTGGAGCAGTTCGCCGAGCACGGTGCGGACCTCGTGCTCCTCGACCTCATGCTGCCCGGCCTGCCCGGCACGGAGGTGTGCCGGCGGCTGCGCCTGGAGTCCGACGTCCCGGTCATCATGCTGACCGCGAAGGACGACGAGATCGACAAGGTCGTGGGCCTCGAGCTCGGCGCCGACGACTACGTGACCAAGCCGTACTCGTCGCGCGAGCTCCTGGCGCGCATCCGGGCGGTGCTGCGGCGCCGCGACGCCGGCGCACGCGCGGTCGGCGAGGACGACGGCGACACCGTCCTGGAGGTCGACGGCGTCCGGATGGACGTCGACCGGCACACCGTGCACGTGCACGGCGAGGTGGTGCCGTTCCCGCTCAAGGAGTTCGAGCTGCTCGAGATGCTGCTGCGCAACCCCGACCGGGTGCTGACGCGCGGGCAGCTCATCGACCGCGTGTGGGGCTCGGACTACGTGGGCGACACCAAGACGCTGGACGTCCACGTCAAGCGCATCCGGGCGAAGATCGAGCGCGACCCGTCCGTGCCGACGCTGCTGACGACCGTGCGCGGGCTCGGGTACAAGCTCTCGGGCGCCCCGGAGTAG
- the pstS gene encoding phosphate ABC transporter substrate-binding protein PstS: protein MKLTPHSRFGAVALTGALALTLAACSSGSSAESGATGAGDGSAELSGSLAGAGASSQEKAVAGWIAGFNDTYPDVAVSYDAVGSGGGREQFLAGAVQLAGSDAALEDDELEAAAERCEGGEALELPLYISPIAVVYNLPDVDADHLQLSAATIAKIFNREITTWDDPAIAAENPDVTLPSTGIIPVNRSDESGTTENFTEYLEAASDGAWPHEASGDWPLSGGQSGQGTQGVIDTVSGAEGAIGYADASRVGDLGTVALKVGEEYVPFSAEAAAKVVDASPRAEGATDKRLVVELDRTTTEAGAYPLVLVSYSIACSTYADAADAANVKAYLTYVASAAGQDRAADPGVAGSAPISDDLRTEVQAAIDSIAAA, encoded by the coding sequence GTGAAGCTCACTCCCCACAGCCGTTTCGGTGCCGTCGCCCTCACCGGTGCGCTGGCGCTGACGCTCGCCGCGTGCAGCTCGGGCTCCTCGGCCGAGTCGGGCGCGACGGGTGCAGGTGACGGCTCCGCCGAGCTGAGCGGCTCGCTCGCCGGTGCCGGTGCGTCCTCCCAGGAGAAGGCCGTCGCCGGCTGGATCGCCGGGTTCAACGACACGTACCCCGACGTGGCGGTCAGCTACGACGCGGTCGGCTCGGGTGGCGGGCGCGAGCAGTTCCTCGCGGGTGCCGTGCAGCTCGCCGGGTCCGACGCCGCGCTGGAGGACGACGAGCTCGAGGCCGCGGCCGAGCGCTGCGAGGGTGGCGAGGCGCTCGAGCTGCCCCTGTACATCAGCCCCATCGCGGTCGTCTACAACCTCCCCGACGTCGACGCAGATCACCTGCAGCTCTCGGCGGCCACGATCGCGAAGATCTTCAACCGCGAGATCACGACGTGGGACGACCCGGCGATCGCGGCCGAGAACCCCGACGTGACGCTGCCGTCGACCGGCATCATCCCCGTGAACCGCTCCGACGAGTCGGGGACCACGGAGAACTTCACCGAGTACCTCGAGGCCGCCTCCGACGGCGCGTGGCCGCACGAGGCGTCGGGCGACTGGCCGCTGTCCGGCGGGCAGTCGGGCCAGGGCACGCAGGGCGTCATCGACACGGTCTCGGGCGCGGAGGGCGCGATCGGCTACGCCGACGCGTCGCGCGTGGGTGACCTGGGCACGGTCGCGCTGAAGGTCGGCGAGGAGTACGTGCCGTTCTCGGCGGAGGCGGCCGCGAAGGTCGTCGACGCGTCCCCGCGCGCCGAGGGTGCGACGGACAAGCGCCTGGTCGTCGAGCTGGACCGCACCACGACCGAGGCCGGCGCCTACCCGCTGGTCCTCGTCTCGTACTCGATCGCGTGCTCCACGTACGCCGACGCGGCGGACGCGGCCAACGTCAAGGCGTACCTCACCTACGTGGCGAGCGCCGCGGGCCAGGACCGCGCCGCCGACCCGGGCGTCGCGGGCTCGGCACCCATCTCGGACGACCTGCGCACCGAGGTCCAGGCGGCGATCGACTCGATCGCGGCGGCCTGA